The genomic stretch TGCCGGACCTCATCCTGCTCGACCTGATGATGCCGCGCATGGACGGCTTCGCCTTCCGTGAGGCGCTGCGTCACGACACGAGCTTCAACCGCATCCCCGTGCTGGTGGCCAGCGCGGACCTGGACGTGAAGGGCGCGGCGGAAGGCCTGGGCGTCGCCGGCTGGCTGCGCAAGCCGCTGGACCTGCGCGAGTTGCTCAACGCGGTGAAGCGGCTCAGTCAGCTGCCCAACTGAGCGTGGGCGCCTGCCCGGCTGCCCTGCGGCCAGGGGCGCCCCTGGGGCACTCGGCCTGGATTGGCGAGAGCAGGAAGCGGCCCCACCCTTGCTCCCAGCAGTCGGTCCAACCGAACTGAACCCAGGGAGAGGGATGATGAAGAAGCTCATCGCCGCAGTCGCATTGTGCGTGGGAAGCGCCGCGTTCGCGCAGCAGCAGCCGTCGCAGACGCAGGTACCCCGCCCCGGTACGGAGAAGAGCACCGGCGTGGACGCCACCGAAGTGGGGCCCGCCATCGGCAAGGCCGCCAAGGACGTGACGGGCGTCCAGACGGAGGATGAAGGCACCTTCAAGATGGACAAGGCCATGAGCCTGCAAGGCACCCTCAAGGATGCCACCGCGGACGGCGTGAGCCTGTCCCGCCCGGGCCTGCCCGACGCGGACCTGGACGTGCGCGACAAGACGGTGCTGATGCTGGACGGCAAGAAGGTCGCCAAGACGGATGAGATTCCGGAAGGCGCCTCGGTGCGCGCGAAGTTCCAACTGGAGGGCGATGAGGTCGTCGCGCTGGAGCTGCGCGCCACCAGCCCCAAGGGCGCCAAGAAGAAGCAGCCGGGCACCGGCGGCGCGGGCACGCAGCCACATGAGTCCGTCGACAAGGAGCTCGACGGCACGCCGACGCGGTAGTCCTGGCGACACGCGCATCGTGCCTCGGAACGGGCCTGCTTCCACACCGGAGGCGGGCCCGTTCGTTTTTCGTCACCGCGAGGCCCTCTTCTTCTCCAGACAGGGAAACGTTTTGCCCACGCTGACCCTGTTTCCCGGGCGGCCAGGCGTCCAAGGCCCGGTATGCGAATTGCTGTGCGTCCCGCAGGAGGAGGAAGCGGTGAATCGACGACTGTGGGGCGGGTGTCTCGGAGCAGTGGTGATGACGGCATGGGCATGCGGTGGCTCGAACGAGCCCACGTCCCCCACGACGGACAGCGATATCGACAACATTCCACCGGTGGCGCGGCCAGAGCCCGACGCCGGCACGCAGCCGGATGCGGGGACGGAGCCGGACGCGGGCACGGAGCCCGACGGGGGCTCGGAGCCGGACGCGGGCAGCGGTCCTGTTGAAGGGCCGTGGCCGACGGACGCGGTGACGAACTACTCGTCCCGCTACAACATCTCCCGGGCGCAGGCGGTGGGCGTGGACGCCGCGCACAACATCTGGCTGCTGGATGGCGACCGGATTGGCGTGCTGCGCGCGGACACGCGGCAGGTCGTCTGGACGCGCTCGCCCATTGGCCAGGCCCAGGGCGGCTTCGGTCCGGACCGGGCGGCCACCGACTCCACCGTCATCTGTGGTGGCAGCGCGGGCCGCGCCTACGTGGGCTACGCGACGACGGACCTGCGCACGGACCCGGACTTCCCGGGCCTGCAGCCCAACTACATCGTCAGCCCCAACGAGTGCTACCAGCCCGACCCGACGCAGCCGTGCTTCCCGTACAGCCACCGCCGGCTCCAGTACTACAAGCAGGGTGACGTGGACGTGGTGCGCCTGGACGGCAGCGGGCAGATTGTCTTCGAGGAGCACCTGCACCAGTCGGTGCGCAACACGACGGACGCGAACGGCAATCCCCGCGTGCAGACCGGCCCGCGCCGGCTGGATGACGTGCACAACCTGGGCATCCGCAACAGCAACGACCACCACTTCGACGAGGACCGCAGCATCCTGAGCTGCGTGACGGTGATGCACGGCCGTGACGAGGGCGACGTCTACGTGGGCTCCAACCACGGCGTCACCCGCATCCGCGGCCTGGAGTACAACTCCCACCGGCACCCGGTGTGGCTCAACGAGAAGGGCAGCCAGATGGCGGGCTACACCTACGGGCTCGGCATCGCGCAGGACGGGGACGTCCTCATCGCCAACGAGTGGATGTTCGGCACCGTCACGCCGACGCCCCACCACGGCGACTGGGACAACATGGACAAGCGCGTCAACCTGATGAAGGTGGAGTCCTCCTACCTGCCCCAGCTCAACGGCATCAGTGAGTTCGACAGCTGGCGCGGCTTCCAGCAGACGACCGACGGCCGCTACTACCTGGGCAGCA from Myxococcus xanthus encodes the following:
- a CDS encoding response regulator; amino-acid sequence: MQPLQTLLVVDDDLDIRDALQDVFELEGYAVLLAADGLEALTQLRQVESMPDLILLDLMMPRMDGFAFREALRHDTSFNRIPVLVASADLDVKGAAEGLGVAGWLRKPLDLRELLNAVKRLSQLPN